gctcaggtaatcacctatcaaacgaagtctaatctcaaaatcgcaagattgggattgtcctcccataaatcgggatgagatgcttaaaagttgtacaaggccactcggagagctagaaactgtgaaatgcatggccgtgctcggatgaatcataggctatgattatctgtttatttgatcagttgaactctgaaaccgaggaactcctctggacataataaggatgacaactcttaccttatgttcaagagcaagcatcgagcgacaaaggaattaggaaatgcacacttgtccctaaggacaagtgggagactgaaggaaataatgcccttggtccaagtatgcattctatgttaagtctaataagtgcggttcagtattaattaacaagttaataattcagtgagatcaagtgagctgaatgcctagctagaggccgcttcagttcaagtggaattaatgatattaatccacagcttactcttgactgaacccgtagggtcacacaaatagtacgtaaacggatcaagtatttaatggcattaaatactccatctatggatattcggaatcgacggatcttggtttcagtgggagctgagatcgtcacaggcaagaaatgaatactccggaaacgatgatattgccggaaacggaaatatggatcgtatcagaaatataaatattatccaagtcgtagatgttgccggaaacggaaacatggtacgtatcggaaaatattatcggaaatggaaatattgccggaatcggaaatattgccggaaacggaaatattgtcagaatcggaaatattatcgtaatcggaaaataattccggaaacggaaatattaaatatttgttcgaaacggaaattaattccggaatcgtaaatattaaatattgttcgtatcggaaatgaattccggaaccggaaatttaatcggaagcgtatcgtacgaataagcatcggacgagggcccagcacgaagccaggccatcgcccagcaagccaagcgcgccacacgaacagccaaggccacgccaggcccagcgcaaggccaggcccagcaggccatggcagcgcgcgcagcgcgcgcagcaatgggctgcgagcattgctgcagctcgcgtgggcttgtagctcgcgtgggccgagcggccgtgtgggctgtgcgcgggcatggcctacacgcttgcgggtcatgctcgtgtagagtttgtgttcacatacgaaacctaaagagtataggatttgtttaatgattaaaattcctaatcctaaaagataaattaataaaataagaattctactaggattctaatttaattaattcgtatcctagtaggattcgattacttattccatggtctataaatatgagttaagggctcataatttatatcgagtattgaagtattcaaagggtaagtttttgaaagaaaattcagccacactcttgcacaataataaccgaaattcctaagcaccttaagggcgattctagttggtcaatcttgaggcggatccggacgtactgtggactatctacggagggacgacacttggagtcctaaagacttgttcttgttcggttcgggcgcagctagggaaggcacgctacaaagtgtatgcatctatactatgctaaatgattatgtgtaaataatatgctttcctggctttatggtttttccgcatgatttatgtattgtcatatgtatcataacctaacaggggtGGGGGGAGGTAAGAAGGTAACAAAATGAAACACATCACATGGTAATCCATAACCTATCAGAATtcgaattcaaattcaaatcggATTACCCCCTTTTTGAATCAGTAGCGGATGCAGAAATTATAGGTAGCCAAATATTGatgaaattttaaatataattatgtaattaaagaaagttaatgaaaatttaactaaattttttttattgttccaAGTAGAGTTAAGGACCTAAAAGTATTGTGGCTCCACTGATTTTAACGAAAAATGGTCgtacctaattttttttttatttcgcaGTAATTACAAACAAGAAAAAAATACCAAACACACCCATTACTCTTGGCTACTTGCCATTTCATGGGACATACCTATAATCTTACTATTACAAGGCTCTGCACTGCTagtacaagactcgacactactgacacaagactcgacactaTTGCAAAGAGACGCATATAGAAACTTCTTCCTTGGACGTTGTATACAATCAGATAGCGGGGCATCAACCTTTCTCTTCCTTTCTCCTTTGATCCTGCAAAAAACGGAGTTAGTTTGAGATATAGTAGTGTTGTTCCTCTTAGCCACATGGTTCCTTGTAACCTTCTTTCCAATGCCTCGGCCTACCCTCTTTCTTACTCTAGTTCCTATTCAAAATTCTCGTCTTGTTGGATACTTGACGTTGACTTGAAGAAGGCATCATCCCTAGACTCACTTGCATCTTCAATATGATGATGGTTGTCCGTAATGGTACTCATGGACTCACTTTCTGACTCCCCATCCTTGGATACAAAAATATTGTAATTACCACCCAAATTTAGCTATGCTCTCTTTGATTTTCCTACTCTTCCTTTGTGTCTCTAActattaaattatgttctttCATATCAACTATAGAGGAGTCATCCAACTTTTCCTCTTGACTTTCATAATTCGTTTTTGTAATATTCTTTGGCCCACCACCTCTTACTCTAATCGTCATAGGAGATGCTAACTTAGAATTAAAATATTGTATAGATTTGCCTTTCAACAATAACTGGTAGTCTTTGCTTGAAATGGACAATGATGAACCCGACCTTTTTCGATTCACAAACCGATAATTGGATTCTGCTAGCTTAGAATTCCCAAAGCTTGAAACACTTACAACATCTTCCATCATCTCATCTTTCTTCCCTTTCAATATTGTAGGCATGAGGTTTTCTTCAACAACACTAGAGCATGCCGACGAGCACTTGTCATTCATGGTAGACAAAATTGGCTTAGATACCATATCCTTTTCATGAAGCAGAACTTGATCATTACTATGTTCCTTCACCAATTCTCCTTTAGACTTCTTTTTCGGTGGAGTTAGGCCAAGTCCTAACCCAATTGGTACATCACCTTGAGAACTTTTTCCTGAATCCTCCTTGGGTAGGGATTGTTTTACCTCCTCAAGTTTCTCGAGAACCTCTGGATTTTTAGGATCATTATGAGAGGCCATTATCAAGTCCCAGTAGGCCAAGTCACTTCTCCCTAATTCAATAGCAGCCATGGCTCTTCTAAACATAGCTTTTACATTGCTCGGGCTAAATTCCAATATAATTGAGCATATTTGCCCTACCTGCTCAAACTCCCTTTTTCCACTAAAACAAGATGCTGAATTCAGAAGAATACAATtagtcaaataaaaaaattcagctCTATCGT
This genomic stretch from Spinacia oleracea cultivar Varoflay chromosome 3, BTI_SOV_V1, whole genome shotgun sequence harbors:
- the LOC110799831 gene encoding protein PHOX3-like, which gives rise to MCSLETYNKFRGELNRILTEGDNLMEEDEFFIELISNSKNPRGVLDLARDMKETGNFLFKQGSIEDALKNMDMLGLFLVVFTSCFSGKREFEQVGQICSIILEFSPSNVKAMFRRAMAAIELGRSDLAYWDLIMASHNDPKNPEVLEKLEEVKQSLPKEDSGKSSQGDVPIGLGLGLTPPKKKSKGELVKEHSNDQVLLHEKDMVSKPILSTMNDKCSSACSSVVEENLMPTILKGKKDEMMEDVVSVSSFGNSKLAESNYRFVNRKRSGSSLSISSKDYQLLLKGKSIQYFNSKLASPMTIRVRGGGPKNITKTNYESQEEKLDDSSIVDMKEHNLIVRDTKEE